One window from the genome of Candidatus Cybelea sp. encodes:
- the aroA gene encoding 3-phosphoshikimate 1-carboxyvinyltransferase, protein MTFKNGHLRGSVGVPGDKSISHRALICAARCNEPVRISNLNPGLDVAATREALVALGLRIERLADETVVYPGALSNPAATLDCVNSGSSARMLLGACAGAGVAARFDGDESLRRRPMEPVAAQLRAFGAKIETADGYLPLLLGARNRVETRRFILLGPSAQVKSALLFAGLFAGVAVQIDGDRFSRDHTERLLRYLGAAVDWDGRTVALRPGQLHAREVRVAGDFSSAAFFLTAAAVTPGSSVLVENVGVNPTRTGLLDALRQMGAAIDLRNQRTVAGEPVADVAAAHSALRGIAVDGDLALRAIDEIPLLAVAAAFARGETTISGIEALRTKESDRVAAIERLLGAVGITVRTQRREIAIEGGRPLANGTQIEAEGDHRIVMGAAVLACAAGPLAVDNAAGADVSFPDFAKALEGLQQA, encoded by the coding sequence GTGACCTTTAAAAATGGGCATTTACGCGGCAGCGTCGGCGTGCCCGGGGACAAATCGATCTCCCATCGGGCGCTCATCTGCGCGGCTCGCTGCAACGAACCGGTGCGCATCTCAAATCTCAATCCGGGGCTGGACGTCGCGGCCACGCGCGAGGCGCTTGTCGCACTGGGCCTGCGGATCGAACGACTTGCCGACGAAACGGTGGTATATCCCGGCGCGCTTTCCAACCCGGCCGCCACCCTCGACTGCGTGAACTCGGGTTCGAGCGCCCGGATGCTCCTGGGCGCGTGCGCCGGCGCCGGCGTGGCCGCACGTTTCGACGGGGACGAGTCGTTGCGACGCCGGCCGATGGAACCGGTCGCGGCGCAACTGCGTGCGTTCGGCGCGAAAATCGAGACCGCAGACGGGTATCTTCCACTTCTGCTGGGGGCTCGAAACCGCGTCGAAACGCGCCGGTTCATCCTGCTGGGACCGTCCGCCCAGGTGAAGTCCGCACTCCTTTTTGCGGGTCTTTTTGCGGGCGTTGCCGTGCAAATTGACGGCGATCGCTTCTCGCGCGACCATACTGAACGGCTGCTTCGCTATCTGGGCGCCGCCGTCGACTGGGACGGACGCACCGTCGCGCTGCGGCCGGGCCAACTCCACGCGCGCGAGGTGCGCGTCGCCGGCGACTTCTCCTCGGCGGCGTTCTTTCTAACCGCAGCCGCCGTGACGCCCGGCAGCAGCGTGCTCGTCGAGAATGTGGGCGTCAATCCGACGCGTACCGGCCTCCTCGACGCACTGCGGCAGATGGGCGCGGCCATCGACCTTCGCAACCAGCGCACGGTGGCCGGCGAGCCGGTCGCCGACGTTGCCGCCGCCCACAGCGCGCTTCGCGGCATCGCCGTCGACGGCGACCTCGCACTGCGCGCGATTGACGAGATTCCGCTGCTGGCCGTGGCGGCGGCGTTCGCTCGCGGCGAAACGACGATCTCGGGGATCGAAGCGCTGCGCACCAAAGAATCCGACCGGGTCGCGGCCATCGAACGGCTGCTCGGCGCCGTCGGTATTACGGTTCGCACGCAGCGGCGAGAGATCGCGATCGAGGGTGGGAGACCCCTTGCGAACGGCACCCAGATCGAAGCCGAGGGCGATCACCGAATCGTGATGGGCGCTGCGGTACTCGCTTGTGCCGCGGGGCCGTTAGCCGTCGATAACGCCGCCGGGGCCGATGTCAGTTTCCCTGACTTCGCGAAGGCCCTAGAGGGCCTGCAGCAGGCCTAA
- a CDS encoding FmdB family zinc ribbon protein, translated as MPLYDYACTKCGHTIEVRHGFDETYAEPCAVCGAPVRRVFNPAPVLFKGSGFYVTDSRRSSAASKPEKAEKPKGEPSSESSGASTAKSEAKPSEPAA; from the coding sequence ATGCCGCTCTATGATTACGCCTGTACGAAATGCGGCCACACGATCGAAGTGCGGCACGGTTTCGATGAGACCTATGCGGAGCCGTGCGCCGTCTGCGGTGCCCCGGTTCGGCGGGTCTTCAATCCCGCGCCGGTGCTCTTTAAGGGATCGGGCTTCTACGTAACCGATTCACGCCGCTCGTCGGCCGCAAGCAAGCCGGAGAAGGCGGAGAAACCCAAGGGCGAGCCGAGCTCCGAATCGTCGGGCGCATCGACGGCAAAGAGCGAGGCCAAACCCTCAGAACCGGCCGCTTAG